The Clavelina lepadiformis chromosome 3, kaClaLepa1.1, whole genome shotgun sequence region TGAAATCAAAAGAACAAAAGTACCAAAAAGTAATGGGCTTATTATTTCTATATGGCTCAAAACAACAGAAGTGTGTTATTAATGCAATGCCAGGTGGTATAGTTAATAGAACAGCTCacttaaaaattgtttgttaattacTTCTTGCAATTGGTTTGATTATGAAGCCAGAACTAATCTTTCTGTTTcctttaaaattataaaacataaCGGCATCAGCATTATACCACGCACAAAGCAAAACATAATGAAGTATTTATGTGCATATTTTCAATGTTTAGACCATCACCAATCTACAACAGACGATGGATCAGCGACAGTCAAACCTTGGTGAACTTGTCGACGATTTTGAGGAAGAGAAGACGAAACTGCGTGATTATGAAGAAAGGGTCATTTCTTTAGAACAAACAAACAGTGATAAAAACAATCAGGTCGAAATACATTACTGATAGCTTCTTGTGCTTTAGATATTATATTTGTGTAACAGCTGACAAtagttgaaaaaaaatgtttttcaatgaACAGGTAAATAACTCGTGGTAGTTAAATAAATAGTTGCAATAttcataggtgggcagtaccgataccagtaccgtcggtacttttgaaaaaacgtactgaatctctgtaccgacttactttttgcaaaaaatttcaacaagtttgttttcaaaaaaacttgttaattaatccttaatactaattttagcatttgtggatcttttttaatctagaaattgCAAGTAAAGTTGCAAgtgattaacgtcacatatgttttgacctggagtaacctttatcGGGGACATAATTGCAGCAAAGATTTCATTTGttgcagcatcttttacacgaaaagtaccggtaccgagtaccgacaaagtaccgaactacgtTTCAAAAATAGAATTTCAATAATATTTCATCAGTTAGAATTTGAATTTCTAGATTGAACAACTATCAGCGGCATTAAAGAAATTACGCAAAGACCAACAAGTATcattgcaaaagcaaaaagatCAGATTGAAATGGagcaacaaagaaaaatgcaagaacTACAAAATcaggtaaaatttttttgcatttgcctattattttttttttaaaactccAAGCTTAAAATAATACTGATTTTCAGATGAACAAATCTAATTCGATCGCCAAGGTTGCACAGTTGCAGAAACAAATGCGTAAATTAGCCAGTAAGAAACAGGTGCATAAATTTCGGGCCAGCATGTtgttcataaatttatttcattacataatttatttatttaattgctttgtgcaattttttctcCAGGAAACAAAACCAAAGCAGCTTTTTGTATCAGAAGGTAAATATCAAACTTAAATTAACAATAAATACccaaatgtaattttaaaaataagttatgCAATATCCAAGTTGGCACTTCTAATGGCTGAAAGAGGTGGAAGTTCTTTGCTTATGTAGTTTGtgagtttgtttgtttctgtAGATGAAAGTGAGAGCACAGATGCCTCGAAGGACCCCACAGCCAGAGAAAAACTCAAAAAAGAAATGGCTGCAAACTTCAAAGATCACCTTAAGGCAATTTTAGATGAACAGTTAGCCAACTGTGGAATTGACCCTGTAAGATATTCATAGTTTATGCTAAACTTCCACTTTGCCTGAACATTACAGACAATAAAGTAACAAGAATTTCTAATGTCTTAATTCCATTACAGACCGTCCCAGGAATAAGCACATCGACTTTGACCAATAAACTTATGGTGTTGAAAACTCAGCGTCAGCAAAGTGCAAAGGAGATCCCTCGATATTATCAGATGCGAGAAACCCTTCGCAGAAACCTTGACGAAGAACTGAAAAGGAGGTCACCAGGTAGCTACAATGTTAGATTAACTAATTGATTTGCTATacataattaaactaattaaatGGGACGTTAGTAGTTCTCATGCGTTTGACAAAACATTGCATGTTCTTGTTACAATTGTTGCACATTTTACAAATCTaagggtttgaatttttgtttatccAACAGCGCAACCAAAGCCAAAAAAGAAAGCTTCAAGCACTTTAAAAAAGTGAGTTATGAACAATATCCTTTACCATTTACTTTTCCTTAAGTACTCCTGCATTGCTGGAGCAAATGTGTTTCGAAGGGACTTTATGCTTGAAAATAAAGGCCAGTGTGTTTTCTAGTTTTTATGAAGCTCAGTGCTTTTCATACACCCCTCGAGCCTTTATTCTTTCTCAAAAATACTACTAGATGTAAAGTATTTGTTTGATAGGGCCAGATCGTCCCCTTCTTTGCAACCAGCCCCGATACCGCAAGCATCCAGTACACCACTACGTCGCAAATCCCCACCGGTTGAGAAAAAGTCACCTAAGAAGAAATTTGCTTCTGACAGCAGAGTGAATAAAACACCAGGATCTTCGCCGGCAACCGCACTTAGTCAACCTAATAAAAGAGCACGAACAACGGCGCCAAAAGAGGTCGCATCTGTGACGAAACAAGCGCCCATTGTGACCAAGAAATCACCTGTTCCGTCACCTCGTGCAGCTGAAGGACATGACATGTAAGTTACCACTAAATACTGTAAAactattgcaaaatattaatGTCGAATATCTGATGGACGTGCTACCTACTTCTGATGTAGCAAAGCATAGCTGAATATTATTTCAAGTGCCTGGAGAAAAATGATAGGACAATCTAATGATATTTTATGACACATTGTAATTTTTAGACGTCCCGTTACTTTAATAATGTTAACCAGCGCCTTGTTTCccattttcatttatttaagCTCTCCGTGGGATACCGACGATTCCGAAATTTCTGTCTTACCGGCCCCAGAGCCTGTAAAACCCACCCACGAGTCTGACTTGGACGATTTATTTTCATCGGACGACGACGACGACGACGAACAACCACAAGGTGACGCCATCATGCATACATAAAACTATTTGCGCAGTTGTAGGTTTGTCAGAgctaaaaaaattgtgatcATTTGGTTCTTGGTTGTTTTTTGGTATTTGCCGTTTCATACCTTTTGTTTGAAGAACGGTATTATGTCTTTAGATAAGGGACGTACTGTAAAAGATTTGACAAAATCTATTGAAAGGCAGCTTGGTGGCCCTCGTAAAAAACCTCCTGCCGGTGCAGTAGATGTGGCCCCAAAGCATGAAACTAAAATAGAGGTAAAGGCAGTGCTTGTACATACATATCGTACTTGTCGCTGATTGATCATCGGCACTGTGGTTGTCTAGCAAAGGAATTAAAGCGGCCTTTTTGCAGAAATTTGAACATGATGAAGACGATGATTCTTTCGTAGTAAGCTCCTTGGAAGAAAACGTTGCAAAAACAggttatttttatcattgatTTCGCGCCCAATCACATGTTACTCAAAGCACGTTTACATGAAGGCTAAATGCgcatgaaatttttttgcagcACCAAGTGCTTTTCGGTTTCGTTAAAGGAAAAAGCTATGAGAATTTGAAATCTCATATCTGTTATGTGCATAGAACGTAAGGCACTTCGCTGATCTTAAATTTTGGTAAGCTAAATACCTAAATCGACATTATGTACATCTAAGACTCACAGTAAGATGCTACAAGGATATACACatcaacttaaaatcactttGGCCCAAAAtgtttggttaaattttttgtaaaaaatttatcaGTTTTAGTAACTCGCGAAATTCTCATATTTTGATGTAAACTGAAGTGTCGAATCGGTCAACGTTTTTACAAATAACTTAGCGTTTTACGTTTGgcgttgaaaaaaaaacgtttcttaaaaaatgctttccaaaaatataataacatTCAATAATTTGTATTTTGCCAAAGATTTACAATTTTGTAGCACTGAGATTACAAAACCAGATTTCTAAACCAGGGTGCGTTTATATTTTCggtatttatttttcattgctGTTTCTTTCACGCAAAAATCAGTTTTGTTTGGAAACGGcattttgtcaaaacaagATTTTGACCCAAAATTACCATTTTCGGTAGATTTTACTCACGCATCTCctaatcaaattttaaaaccagcTATACGTTATACGTCTCTGCATTTGATCAGGAAATCCcttaaaaaatacaagttttcTTTGAAAACC contains the following coding sequences:
- the LOC143450397 gene encoding cilium assembly protein DZIP1L-like — its product is MSGEMGYTSPVNYSTGVDHMYEISGSNRYQSMLPPFQFRQRSGNIDWRKLSKIDVNKVAQELDFVTLQEHIVTVTFCNIDAVGDLDPLFVKLFRLGQYTIEYLLHSQEYLQSIIDDLEGRINVAGKDKQQMEQKIVELTDEVHKVKQESKKRRKIIQQQQMLIEAGASSYYQCPHCEKAFMNASFLQGHMQRRHPDSVNYIGDVIAHSQREQGKLGGQLRQLESELKSERENFNLKLQKAEEDKQRWAEQSRMEMDEWKSKEEVRWKEEINAMKETFISDINKLKSKEQKYQKTITNLQQTMDQRQSNLGELVDDFEEEKTKLRDYEERVISLEQTNSDKNNQIEQLSAALKKLRKDQQVSLQKQKDQIEMEQQRKMQELQNQMNKSNSIAKVAQLQKQMRKLASKKQETKPKQLFVSEDESESTDASKDPTAREKLKKEMAANFKDHLKAILDEQLANCGIDPTVPGISTSTLTNKLMVLKTQRQQSAKEIPRYYQMRETLRRNLDEELKRRSPAQPKPKKKASSTLKKARSSPSLQPAPIPQASSTPLRRKSPPVEKKSPKKKFASDSRVNKTPGSSPATALSQPNKRARTTAPKEVASVTKQAPIVTKKSPVPSPRAAEGHDISPWDTDDSEISVLPAPEPVKPTHESDLDDLFSSDDDDDDEQPQDKGRTVKDLTKSIERQLGGPRKKPPAGAVDVAPKHETKIEKFEHDEDDDSFVVSSLEENVAKTDVRPAGSRAPLGSGLRRSGASNSSNTYGTSVWGSGHKGTKDQTHEDSDWDDDLELEEILT